A window of the Radiobacillus deserti genome harbors these coding sequences:
- a CDS encoding diacylglycerol kinase — translation MKRARIIYNPTSGREAFKKELADVLRQLEQAGYETSAHATTGAGDATEAAKLAVERKYDVVIAAGGDGTINEVINGLAEKEYRPKLGIIPVGTTNDFARALSIPRNIHKAVEVIIDGFSTPLDIGKVNDEYFMNIAGGGKLTELTYEVPSKQKTLLGQLAYYLKGIEMLPSLKPINVKIEYDGELFEDDIMLFLVSNTNSVGGFEKLAPDAKMDDGVFDLLILKKTNVAEFIRIATLALRGAHLEDERIVHVTAKHIKVESDEKMQLNIDGEFGGLLPGEFTNLYQHIEFFVPKEFLEKEES, via the coding sequence ATGAAACGTGCCCGGATTATTTATAATCCAACTTCAGGACGTGAAGCGTTTAAAAAAGAACTAGCAGATGTATTACGACAACTGGAGCAAGCTGGGTATGAAACATCCGCCCATGCGACAACTGGAGCAGGAGATGCTACCGAGGCAGCTAAACTGGCTGTGGAACGAAAATACGATGTCGTAATAGCTGCTGGTGGAGATGGAACCATAAATGAAGTAATAAATGGTTTAGCGGAAAAGGAATATCGTCCGAAGCTTGGTATTATCCCAGTTGGGACGACGAATGATTTTGCGAGAGCCTTGTCGATCCCTAGAAATATACACAAAGCTGTCGAGGTCATAATCGATGGATTTTCGACACCTTTGGATATTGGTAAAGTGAACGATGAGTACTTTATGAATATAGCTGGTGGCGGTAAGCTAACCGAGTTAACGTACGAGGTTCCGAGCAAACAAAAAACCCTACTAGGACAGCTTGCTTACTATTTAAAAGGAATCGAAATGCTCCCGTCCTTGAAGCCGATTAATGTGAAGATTGAATATGATGGAGAATTGTTTGAAGATGATATCATGCTGTTCCTCGTGTCGAATACGAATTCTGTCGGTGGCTTTGAAAAGCTAGCACCAGACGCGAAAATGGATGACGGCGTTTTTGACCTACTCATATTAAAAAAGACGAACGTTGCAGAGTTTATTCGAATTGCTACGTTAGCACTTCGTGGTGCACATCTTGAGGATGAACGAATCGTTCATGTTACGGCCAAACATATCAAAGTAGAGTCAGATGAAAAGATGCAGCTCAATATAGATGGTGAATTCGGCGGATTATTACCAGGAGAATTCACGAACCTTTATCAACATATTGAATTTTTTGTTCCGAAAGAGTTCTTGGAGAAAGAAGAAAGCTAA
- a CDS encoding recombinase family protein: protein MRVAGYIRVSTDKDGQKESPENQKQLILDFITENHFDLYDLYIDVKTGTTDNREGLKRLIQDAKNKEFDVIVAKELSRLGRNVELLFQLRRIAETKGVRLVTLDGKVDTQDVNKQAMFGLYAWIYEQESQGISDRIKSVFNSKYKSGKFIGSIPPYGYELKDKKLIVRDDYTVDIVHDIFNKYLEGWGHDKIARYLSKNDIPTPSQVIGKSNAGLYWQGSTVKKILQNPHYVGDLVQGRETTMNVTNKTRKRNDSADWVTIPNTHKPIISREVFEQVQSLLEEKAKRGRGGTRKKKHLFTNIAYCSDCGNGMWYRANRKGYICGTYAKHGNKACTNHVIKEQLLKKIILDDLKRMADDLEHPNLESKIEKKVKATAKQNESRLQSIEKQFQKQNELKRNALQKFISEDISKQDYDYFVSTVQEKLQQLEIEKAEIKKAIDRKKAAIKISAILEQLKAFLNFNTLTTEMLLRFVEKIEVTESKDVKIYYKFAQVEGL, encoded by the coding sequence ATGAGAGTAGCAGGATATATAAGGGTTTCAACTGATAAGGACGGTCAAAAGGAGTCACCCGAAAATCAAAAGCAATTGATTTTAGATTTCATCACAGAAAATCATTTTGACTTATATGACCTTTATATTGATGTTAAAACAGGAACTACTGATAATCGTGAAGGGTTAAAAAGACTTATCCAAGACGCTAAAAACAAAGAGTTTGATGTAATTGTAGCTAAAGAGTTAAGTAGATTAGGTCGTAATGTCGAATTACTCTTCCAATTAAGACGGATTGCCGAAACAAAAGGTGTTCGTTTAGTTACTTTAGATGGAAAAGTTGATACGCAAGACGTAAATAAACAAGCCATGTTTGGTCTATATGCTTGGATTTATGAACAAGAAAGCCAGGGCATAAGTGACCGTATTAAATCTGTTTTTAACAGTAAATACAAAAGCGGAAAGTTTATTGGTAGTATTCCACCATACGGATATGAACTTAAAGACAAAAAGCTAATAGTTAGGGATGATTATACTGTTGATATTGTTCACGACATCTTTAATAAATATTTAGAAGGTTGGGGGCATGATAAAATAGCTAGATACCTTTCTAAAAATGATATTCCAACCCCTTCACAGGTTATAGGAAAATCCAATGCAGGTCTTTATTGGCAAGGTTCTACTGTTAAGAAAATCTTACAAAACCCTCACTATGTTGGAGACCTTGTACAAGGCAGAGAGACCACTATGAACGTGACAAACAAAACGAGGAAAAGAAATGACTCAGCGGATTGGGTTACTATTCCCAACACACATAAGCCTATCATTTCAAGGGAAGTGTTTGAACAGGTACAAAGCCTACTAGAGGAAAAAGCTAAAAGAGGTCGGGGCGGTACTAGAAAGAAAAAACACCTCTTTACCAATATCGCTTATTGTTCTGACTGTGGAAATGGAATGTGGTATCGTGCTAATCGTAAAGGTTATATTTGTGGCACTTATGCAAAACATGGTAATAAAGCCTGTACTAATCATGTGATTAAAGAACAATTGTTAAAAAAAATAATCCTTGATGACCTAAAAAGGATGGCTGATGACTTAGAACACCCTAACTTGGAAAGCAAGATTGAGAAAAAAGTTAAAGCCACCGCAAAACAGAATGAGTCGAGATTACAGTCCATTGAGAAACAATTTCAAAAACAGAATGAATTAAAGCGTAATGCTTTACAGAAATTTATTTCTGAGGATATTTCAAAACAGGACTATGATTATTTTGTTAGTACGGTACAAGAAAAATTACAACAACTTGAAATAGAAAAGGCAGAGATTAAAAAAGCCATTGATAGGAAAAAAGCAGCTATTAAAATCTCTGCTATCTTGGAACAACTAAAAGCATTTTTGAACTTCAATACTTTAACCACTGAGATGTTATTACGTTTTGTTGAAAAGATTGAAGTAACTGAAAGTAAAGATGTTAAAATTTACTACAAGTTTGCACAGGTTGAGGGGTTATAA
- the rlmD gene encoding 23S rRNA (uracil(1939)-C(5))-methyltransferase RlmD has product MAKQKPPVKKNQTIDLSFVDLTHDGSGVGKIDGYPLFVPYGLPGETAKVKVVKVNKNFGFGKLIELKEVSEDRVEPPCDVYVQCGGCQLQHMSYDLQLEMKRKQVETSLKKIGHIEGVPVHPTIGMDDPWRYRNKVQIPVAERHGELITGFYQKRSHHIIEGMDRCVITSEINDRMVEAVRRMADRLNISAYDEEKHRGVLRHIMVRTGQATNETMIVLITRTEELPHQEELVKEISETYPQVKSIIQNVNKERTNVILGRKTKVLWGSEYIYDNIGDIKFAISAKSFYQVNPPQTKKLYDKALEYADLKGGETVIDAYCGIGTISLFLAQKAKKVYGVEIVPEAISDAKANARLNHIDNAEFYVGEAEKVMPWWTAQGLRPDVIVVDPPRKGCDEELLKAMIAMKPKRIVYVSCNPSTLARDLRVLEDGGYVTKQVQPVDMFPQTGHVECISQLVLKND; this is encoded by the coding sequence ATGGCGAAACAAAAACCACCTGTAAAGAAAAACCAAACGATAGACCTATCTTTTGTCGATTTAACACATGACGGATCAGGCGTCGGTAAAATCGATGGTTATCCATTATTTGTTCCGTACGGATTGCCTGGCGAAACAGCCAAGGTTAAAGTGGTGAAGGTGAATAAAAACTTTGGATTTGGAAAGCTTATTGAGCTAAAAGAAGTAAGTGAAGATCGGGTAGAACCACCGTGCGATGTCTATGTGCAATGTGGAGGCTGCCAGCTTCAGCATATGAGCTATGACTTGCAGCTAGAAATGAAGCGCAAGCAAGTGGAAACCTCTCTGAAAAAGATCGGGCATATAGAAGGGGTTCCTGTGCATCCGACGATTGGTATGGATGATCCCTGGAGGTATCGTAATAAGGTTCAAATTCCAGTTGCGGAAAGACATGGAGAGCTCATTACGGGTTTCTATCAAAAGCGAAGTCACCACATAATCGAAGGAATGGACCGCTGTGTCATTACGTCGGAAATCAATGATCGAATGGTAGAAGCTGTTCGTCGAATGGCAGACCGATTAAACATTTCAGCCTATGATGAAGAGAAGCATCGTGGTGTACTTCGACATATTATGGTGCGAACCGGACAAGCCACAAATGAAACGATGATCGTATTAATTACTCGGACAGAAGAGCTGCCACATCAAGAGGAATTAGTGAAAGAAATTAGCGAAACTTATCCACAAGTAAAATCGATTATCCAGAATGTGAACAAAGAGAGAACCAATGTAATACTAGGGAGAAAGACAAAGGTTCTATGGGGAAGCGAATATATTTACGACAATATCGGAGATATTAAATTCGCAATTTCCGCAAAGTCCTTTTATCAAGTTAACCCACCCCAAACGAAAAAGCTATATGATAAGGCGTTGGAGTATGCGGATTTAAAAGGTGGAGAAACAGTCATTGATGCATACTGTGGAATTGGAACTATCTCCTTGTTTTTAGCACAAAAAGCTAAGAAAGTGTATGGCGTAGAAATAGTTCCAGAGGCAATTTCTGATGCGAAGGCAAACGCACGATTAAACCATATAGATAATGCAGAGTTTTATGTAGGAGAAGCAGAGAAGGTCATGCCGTGGTGGACAGCACAAGGATTACGCCCAGACGTTATTGTGGTCGATCCGCCAAGAAAAGGCTGTGACGAAGAGCTACTGAAAGCGATGATCGCGATGAAGCCGAAACGAATTGTGTATGTGTCCTGTAACCCTTCTACGCTTGCTCGAGATTTACGTGTGTTAGAAGATGGAGGATATGTGACGAAGCAAGTGCAGCCTGTGGATATGTTTCCGCAGACTGGGCACGTTGAGTGCATTTCACAGTTAGTTTTAAAAAATGATTGA
- the gatB gene encoding Asp-tRNA(Asn)/Glu-tRNA(Gln) amidotransferase subunit GatB translates to MNFETIIGLEVHVELKTNSKIFSPSPNAFGAEPNENLNPIDLGYPGVLPVLNEEAVNFAMKAAMALNCEIATDTKFDRKNYFYPDNPKAYQISQFDQPIGENGWIEIEVDGVKKRIGITRLHLEEDAGKLTHGDDGYSYVDFNRQGTPLVEIVSEPDIRSPKEAYAYLEKLKNIIQFTGVSDCKMEEGSLRCDANLSIRPIGQEQFGVKTELKNLNSFSFVQKGLEFEEKRQQQVLLSGGEILQETRRYDEQTKETILMRVKEGSDDYRYFPEPDLVPLYIDEAWKERIRSEIPELPDERKKRYVEELQLPAYDAMVLTSTKEMSDFFEEAIASGADAKQASNWLMGEVSAHLNKQQLELTDLPMTPAALAKMIQLIEDGTISSKMAKKVFSELVENGGDPEKIVKEKGLVQISDEGQLRDIITTILDANEQSIEDFKNGKDRALGFLVGQVMKQTKGQANPPMVNKILIEEMNKR, encoded by the coding sequence ATGAATTTTGAAACCATTATCGGTCTAGAAGTACACGTCGAGTTAAAAACAAACTCAAAGATTTTTAGTCCAAGTCCGAATGCATTTGGAGCGGAGCCAAACGAAAACCTAAACCCAATTGACCTTGGGTATCCAGGTGTGCTTCCGGTGTTAAACGAAGAAGCCGTTAATTTTGCAATGAAAGCTGCCATGGCCTTGAATTGTGAAATTGCGACAGATACGAAGTTTGATCGTAAAAACTACTTCTACCCAGACAATCCGAAAGCTTACCAAATTTCCCAATTTGACCAACCAATTGGAGAAAACGGCTGGATAGAAATTGAAGTAGACGGTGTGAAAAAGAGAATTGGAATTACCCGCCTACACTTAGAGGAAGATGCAGGAAAGCTAACACACGGAGATGACGGCTACTCCTATGTGGACTTTAACCGTCAAGGCACCCCATTAGTAGAGATTGTATCGGAACCAGATATTCGTAGTCCGAAGGAAGCTTACGCGTATCTAGAAAAGCTAAAAAATATCATTCAATTTACCGGTGTTTCCGATTGTAAGATGGAGGAGGGATCTCTCCGTTGCGATGCCAACTTATCCATTCGTCCAATCGGGCAAGAGCAGTTCGGTGTAAAAACAGAGCTGAAAAATCTAAACTCGTTCTCCTTCGTACAAAAAGGGCTAGAGTTTGAAGAAAAGCGCCAGCAACAAGTATTGCTTTCTGGTGGGGAGATTCTACAGGAAACAAGACGTTACGACGAACAAACGAAAGAAACGATCTTGATGAGGGTGAAAGAAGGCTCCGATGATTATCGATATTTCCCAGAGCCAGATCTTGTTCCTCTCTATATTGATGAAGCATGGAAAGAGCGCATTCGTTCTGAAATTCCAGAGCTTCCAGACGAGCGGAAGAAGCGATATGTCGAAGAGCTACAGCTGCCAGCTTATGATGCAATGGTACTAACCAGTACGAAAGAAATGTCCGACTTTTTTGAAGAAGCAATTGCTAGTGGAGCCGATGCGAAGCAAGCTTCAAACTGGTTAATGGGTGAGGTATCTGCCCACTTAAATAAGCAACAGCTAGAGTTAACGGATCTTCCAATGACTCCAGCCGCATTAGCGAAGATGATTCAGTTAATTGAAGATGGCACGATTTCTTCTAAAATGGCGAAAAAGGTATTTTCTGAGCTTGTAGAAAATGGAGGAGACCCAGAAAAAATCGTCAAGGAAAAAGGGCTCGTTCAAATCTCAGACGAAGGTCAGTTGAGAGATATCATCACTACCATTTTAGATGCCAATGAACAATCCATCGAAGATTTTAAAAATGGGAAGGATCGAGCACTCGGCTTCTTAGTAGGGCAAGTGATGAAGCAAACAAAAGGACAAGCGAATCCTCCTATGGTTAATAAAATTCTTATCGAAGAAATGAATAAAAGATAA
- a CDS encoding nucleotidyltransferase domain-containing protein, with the protein MQNRSNVLIELAANYVEELNIDVGYAGVGGSVGRGEADEYSDLDLIVYTNTSVPKNNLDVLYNGEIIQLDILDIAKIPNEQEILEFPWDYRFLSEMSIIKDNDGLLSDIIKSATNYFNSYDGKKKLLEQVSNIVRERIEFANKCLDENRLYSANIASMGAWAEAGFLYLFVNYNLLSTGGLIPVLEKLNNHIERFKNVSPFSMEGELSDVSLILSSFRQHLRDQGHLYNDLSEVHDTLCDRKIKRLLINKERLNLLWQIYGEAVGLYFETSNGLSLEKYFQDLPISLQNGLSKIGFIPLNKNKVNELSNLSKELLAFCYC; encoded by the coding sequence TTGCAAAATAGAAGCAATGTATTAATTGAACTTGCTGCGAATTATGTTGAAGAGTTAAACATAGACGTGGGTTATGCAGGTGTAGGTGGGTCAGTAGGCAGAGGTGAAGCTGATGAGTATAGTGATTTAGATTTAATAGTTTACACAAATACTTCTGTACCTAAGAATAATTTAGATGTTTTATATAATGGAGAGATTATTCAACTTGATATATTAGATATAGCCAAAATACCAAATGAACAGGAAATCCTCGAATTTCCATGGGATTATAGATTTTTAAGTGAGATGTCAATCATTAAAGATAATGATGGTTTACTTAGTGATATTATAAAAAGTGCTACGAACTACTTTAATTCCTATGATGGAAAGAAAAAGTTGTTGGAACAAGTATCTAATATAGTTAGAGAAAGAATAGAATTTGCAAATAAATGTTTAGACGAAAATAGGTTATATTCAGCCAATATTGCTTCAATGGGTGCGTGGGCAGAAGCTGGTTTTTTATACTTATTTGTAAATTATAATTTGCTCTCTACGGGCGGCTTAATTCCAGTGTTGGAAAAATTAAACAACCATATAGAAAGGTTCAAAAACGTGTCTCCTTTTTCAATGGAGGGAGAGTTATCAGATGTTTCATTAATTCTAAGTAGCTTTCGTCAACATCTAAGAGACCAGGGGCATTTATATAATGATTTATCAGAAGTTCATGATACCTTGTGTGATAGGAAAATCAAACGGTTGCTTATCAATAAAGAAAGACTCAATTTGCTATGGCAAATATACGGTGAAGCAGTTGGACTCTATTTTGAAACTTCAAATGGATTATCCTTAGAAAAGTACTTTCAAGACTTGCCTATATCATTGCAAAATGGGTTATCAAAAATAGGATTTATTCCCTTGAATAAGAATAAAGTTAACGAGTTGAGTAATTTAAGTAAGGAACTTTTAGCATTTTGTTATTGTTAA